The Trichoderma breve strain T069 chromosome 2, whole genome shotgun sequence DNA segment CCACAAGGTCCACGGCGTGTGCATGCGCCTGACGagacaagaagctggctgcATCCGTGGCAAATCAAAGTATCAGGAGTGCTCCACCCAGAAGAACGGCGTCTACTTTACAAcaaagcagctgcaggcctATCGTCGTGAGCATGACCAGCTGTCAGCAAACTACAACCGCACCCAGAGCAGCTTGGTAAACGAGGTCGTCCAGGTAGCGTCCTCGTATTGCCCCGTCTTGGAGCGTCTTGCTGGTGTGCTGGCCCATCTGGATGTCATTGTCTCGCTCTCTCACGCCGCTGTGCACGCTCCTGAGGCTTACGTCCGACCCAAGATGCACACCAGAGGCGAAGGTCAGACAAAGCTCACTGGTGCTCGTCACCCTTGCATGGAACTCCAGGACGATGTCCAGTTCATCACCAACGACGTGGATCTTACCCGTGACAAGTCGTcgttcctcatcatcaccggaCCCAACATGGGTGGTAAATCTACTTACATCCGTCAAGCCGGTGTCATTGCCCTCATGGCTCAAGTTGGCTCTTTTGTGCCCTGTTCAGAGGCCGAGCTCACCATTTTCGATTCCATCCTCGCCCGTGTTGGTGCCTCCGATTCTCAACTCAAGGGAGTCTCAACTTTCATGGCCGAGATGCTTGAGACGGCCAATATCCTCAAGTCAGCCACAGCCGAgtccctcatcatcattgacgagCTCGGTCGCGGTACTTCGACCTACGACGGCTTCGGTCTTGCCTGGGCCATCTCCGAGCATATTGTCAAGGAGATTGGTTGCTTTGCCATGTTTGCAACCCACTTCCACGAGCTCACTGCCCTAGCCGACCAGTACCCTCAAGTCAAGAACATGCACGTCACAGCGCACATTAGCGGCACCAATGGTGATATCAACGCCAAACGAGAGGTTACGTTGCTGTACAAGGTTGAGCCTGGCATCTGCGATCAGAGTTTCGGTATCCACGTCGCCGAACTTGTGCGCTTCCCTGACAAGGTCGTCCGCATGGCCAAGCGCAAGGCAGACGAGCTCGAGGACTTCACTACCAAGCATGAAGATCTTGGCGTGAGCTACAGCACTGAGGATGTCGAACAGGGCAGTGCAATGCTCAAGAAAGTGCTGGTTGAATGGAAAGAGGCTGTGCAGAACGGAGAGCTCAGCAAGGAGGAACAGGTGGCCAAGCTAAAGGAGTTAGTGGCAGCAGACGAGAAGTTGCTTGCTAACCCCTTCTTTCAATCCGTCAAGGCGCTATGAACAAAACACATGGATGGGGGGCGAAAATCAACGTCCATTTTACTCAAAGACATTTAGTGTAATGGCCTCGCATTTGATAGCGCCAGGAGTTGGGATTGACTGCATTTATTTGGGAAACAAACAGATCCTATATCATTTGGAAGGATATGCATATAATAGCACTAAAGAGCGCCGTTATTTAAGGGGCATGACGAGACTCGCGATTTTACAAGATAGAAAGCTTTCTACACCCTGTGTATTCCATATGTCAGCAAACTGTTCGTGACATGCAACCAGTATGAAACAATGAAAAGTAGAAAAGATTCCATCAGACAATACAATGTAGATATGGTGTTAATGTAATCACTGATATCATAAACAGCCTCTGAAAAGATTTCAtcatggaaaagaagaaaacaaacgcAAAATTcctgaagaaagaaatagaaaaaagataaaaaacGTACCTTTTGTCAAGTTGAGTCGTCATGACACCGGCAGCCCAGATCCAAAAACATGCAgtaatggcaatggcaatggcgacgtggaaaacaaaaaaaaaatccgaTTATCTAGCATCGCATCTCTTCCGCACTGGAATGCGATGGATATATGTACAAGCTGCCGCAGAACTCACCTCAAAAATCTCTGGCAGCTGGCTTTAAAttctttcattttttttGATATCATTTTATTGGCTGCCCTCAGCGGTGGCGCTCACAGGGTTAACTTCGAAGCCGTACTTCTCCTTGATGCGCTCTCGTCTCCGCTCCTCATATCCAGGAGGACGGATGCCTGTGTTTAGATGTCAGTTTACCAAATATCTGATGTAGGGATGTTGTAGTGCCAAGGCTTACCTCGTCCCTCGCCCAGTTCGGCAACAGTCTGCTCAACGGGCAGACGGGTTGTCCGTCGAATAGTCTCCTTGCGCTCAaactcatcctcctccttgtaGAAGCTGTCCAGCTTTCCTCCGGTGACGTGGAAAAGGCCCTGGGCAGTGCCAACGAAAGCACCAAGGGCCAGCACGATGGGTGTGCGTCGGACTGTGGTAGAGTCAGCATGCGCTACCACCGGAAATCATGTAGAGTTATAGAAGGCGTCCTTACAAGGAAGTCCGAGAACACTGCCGCACATGAAACCTC contains these protein-coding regions:
- a CDS encoding tim17/Tim22/Tim23/Pmp24 family domain-containing protein, translated to MAKPYVPHDVLDETAKTSLVGLGSGFFIAAIQNALSKRNVGAMSVFTRGAPIIGICAAGPGAYAFFSRTMMNLREKDDAWAAAFGGFMCGSVLGLPFRRTPIVLALGAFVGTAQGLFHVTGGKLDSFYKEEDEFERKETIRRTTRLPVEQTVAELGEGRGIRPPGYEERRRERIKEKYGFEVNPVSATAEGSQ